One window of the Halobacillus litoralis genome contains the following:
- the rsfS gene encoding ribosome silencing factor has protein sequence MESKELVTLAAQACDEKRANDIVVLDMAEVSLIADYFLICEGSNERQVQAIARELKNQAEENGIDVKRMEGFEQARWILVDLNGVVCHIFHKDERHYYNLERLWGDASSVAVEGLEG, from the coding sequence ATGGAAAGTAAAGAATTAGTGACCTTAGCGGCACAAGCATGTGATGAAAAGAGAGCTAATGATATTGTTGTTTTAGATATGGCAGAAGTATCCTTGATTGCAGATTATTTCTTGATTTGTGAAGGATCTAATGAGCGACAGGTGCAAGCGATCGCCAGAGAGTTGAAAAATCAAGCAGAAGAAAATGGGATTGATGTTAAACGTATGGAAGGATTCGAACAAGCGCGGTGGATTTTAGTGGATTTAAACGGAGTCGTTTGCCATATTTTCCACAAGGATGAACGTCATTATTACAATCTTGAAAGACTTTGGGGTGACGCTTCCTCAGTAGCCGTAGAGGGGCTTGAAGGTTAA
- a CDS encoding class I SAM-dependent DNA methyltransferase, translated as MSYGDMAVVYDRLMKDAPYDLWVEFTKQMIVDYQPDTRTILDIGCGTGEITHRLQQIGFQLTGVDLSSDMLTVAQQKDPRANIQWLKQDMTNLEGLDQFDCVISYCDVFNYLVEESQVKCAFANIYDALHSDGLFLFDVHSLEHIHNDLSGATFAQVQDDLSYVWFCDPGEEDNSIVHDLTFFVQSGEIYQRFDEVHHQRGYMLDDLKDWLEDTGFLIQQISADFNSHYSTEGERWLFVCKK; from the coding sequence ATGAGTTATGGTGATATGGCTGTGGTTTATGATCGGCTGATGAAGGACGCACCTTATGATCTTTGGGTGGAGTTTACGAAGCAAATGATTGTGGATTATCAGCCTGATACCCGTACAATTCTTGATATAGGTTGCGGTACAGGTGAAATTACTCATCGGCTACAACAAATTGGCTTTCAACTGACAGGGGTGGATTTATCCTCTGATATGCTGACAGTCGCCCAGCAAAAAGACCCTCGGGCGAATATTCAATGGCTCAAGCAGGATATGACAAACCTGGAAGGGTTGGACCAATTTGATTGTGTCATCAGCTACTGTGATGTTTTCAATTATTTAGTCGAAGAATCTCAGGTGAAATGCGCGTTTGCGAATATATATGACGCCCTTCATTCTGACGGTTTGTTCTTGTTTGACGTCCATTCTTTAGAGCATATTCATAATGATTTGAGTGGTGCAACATTCGCGCAGGTCCAGGACGATTTATCCTATGTATGGTTTTGTGATCCTGGTGAAGAAGATAACAGCATCGTCCATGATTTGACCTTCTTTGTGCAATCAGGGGAAATTTATCAACGATTTGATGAAGTTCATCACCAACGTGGGTATATGCTAGATGATTTGAAAGACTGGCTTGAGGATACAGGCTTCTTGATTCAACAAATCAGTGCTGATTTTAACAGTCATTATTCCACAGAGGGAGAGCGTTGGTTGTTTGTCTGTAAAAAATAA
- the comER gene encoding late competence protein ComER has translation MKWGIIGTGNMGSMLTTSLIKSGAIPAHDLTIYNRTLKKAEDLQEEFPNLNVAKDLISLQKTSEILFICVKPHHYKDIIDSLKEEWTENQCLVSITSPVAVKQLEKATPCQVARIVPSITNHALAGVSLFTFGSRINERYRQLLLTTFQQISTPIEVEEEHIRVASDIVSCGPAFISYLLSEWIKAAGDVAGLPEQKATALTENMMIGLGELLSQRIMTLDELMEKVTVKGGVTGEGLQALEDHIGPLFHKMFQATQNKHKEDKKNIDLQ, from the coding sequence ATGAAATGGGGAATCATCGGAACTGGGAATATGGGGAGTATGCTTACGACCAGTCTTATCAAAAGCGGGGCCATTCCCGCTCATGATTTAACGATCTATAATAGAACATTGAAAAAAGCGGAAGATCTTCAAGAAGAATTTCCAAATTTAAATGTAGCCAAAGACCTGATATCGCTTCAAAAGACAAGCGAAATTCTCTTCATTTGTGTAAAACCACATCATTATAAAGACATCATTGACTCGCTAAAAGAAGAATGGACAGAAAATCAGTGCCTTGTATCCATCACTAGTCCCGTAGCGGTAAAACAACTAGAAAAAGCTACACCATGTCAAGTCGCAAGAATCGTACCTTCCATTACCAATCACGCATTGGCAGGAGTCAGCTTATTCACTTTCGGTTCCAGAATCAATGAAAGATACCGGCAATTACTTCTCACTACTTTTCAACAGATCTCCACTCCTATCGAGGTGGAAGAAGAGCATATACGAGTGGCATCTGATATTGTTTCATGCGGTCCTGCGTTCATCAGTTACTTACTGAGCGAATGGATTAAAGCAGCGGGGGATGTCGCCGGGTTACCTGAACAAAAAGCGACGGCCTTGACAGAAAATATGATGATAGGACTAGGAGAGCTGCTCTCACAAAGAATCATGACGTTAGATGAATTGATGGAGAAGGTGACAGTAAAAGGCGGGGTGACAGGAGAAGGTTTACAGGCACTTGAGGATCACATAGGGCCACTGTTTCACAAAATGTTTCAAGCGACACAGAACAAACATAAAGAAGATAAAAAGAACATTGACTTACAATAA
- a CDS encoding ComEA family DNA-binding protein has translation MNLVKKYGWILAIILIAGVIYLQTPQSETNTVIDQQADFHKAENEVKDPEIIKVDVKGEVVRPGVYSVQSGTRVDDVIKEAGGLTSKADASSVNLAQKLQDEMVIHVTSLIMNGEGSPSQTEVASKKISINRATADEIESLNGIGPSKAAAIVQYREENGPFSSVEDLVQVPGIGEKTVESFKDKIRVP, from the coding sequence ATGAACCTAGTCAAAAAATATGGGTGGATATTAGCCATTATATTGATTGCAGGTGTCATTTATTTGCAAACCCCTCAATCGGAAACAAATACAGTTATCGACCAGCAAGCAGACTTTCATAAAGCTGAAAATGAAGTGAAGGATCCAGAAATCATTAAAGTCGACGTGAAAGGTGAGGTCGTCCGTCCGGGTGTTTATTCAGTTCAATCGGGGACGAGAGTGGATGATGTTATTAAAGAGGCAGGAGGATTGACGTCAAAGGCTGACGCCTCAAGCGTGAACCTGGCACAAAAGCTTCAAGATGAAATGGTGATCCATGTGACATCTTTGATCATGAATGGAGAAGGCAGTCCCAGTCAGACTGAAGTCGCTAGCAAAAAAATAAGCATCAATCGAGCAACAGCAGATGAGATTGAATCTTTGAATGGCATAGGCCCGTCTAAAGCTGCAGCAATTGTCCAATATCGAGAAGAGAACGGTCCTTTTTCATCAGTAGAGGATTTAGTGCAAGTACCTGGTATTGGAGAAAAAACGGTAGAATCCTTCAAGGATAAGATCCGTGTTCCATGA
- a CDS encoding ComE operon protein 2, which translates to MERISWDQYFMAQSYLLKSRSTCQRLAVGAVIVRDKRMIAGGYNGSVSGGVHCIDEGCYVVEGHCVRTIHAEMNALLQCSKFGVATEAAEIYVTHFPCLHCTKAIIQAGLKAVYYSEDYKNDPYAIELLQQSGVRMQKVPVEIEPMQIEQQQVVAQLLRKLEAYDDPDFQKLNEEAEHLFRNTE; encoded by the coding sequence ATGGAACGTATTTCGTGGGACCAGTATTTCATGGCACAAAGTTATTTGCTTAAATCAAGAAGCACCTGTCAACGGCTCGCTGTAGGAGCCGTTATCGTAAGGGATAAAAGGATGATTGCCGGTGGTTACAATGGGAGTGTCTCGGGAGGCGTACATTGTATTGATGAAGGGTGTTATGTCGTAGAGGGGCATTGTGTCCGTACCATCCATGCAGAGATGAATGCACTCCTGCAATGCTCTAAATTCGGTGTCGCTACAGAAGCTGCTGAAATATACGTGACTCATTTCCCTTGTCTTCATTGTACAAAAGCAATCATTCAAGCAGGACTCAAAGCAGTATACTACAGTGAAGATTATAAAAATGATCCGTATGCGATTGAACTTCTGCAACAATCTGGCGTAAGGATGCAAAAAGTACCGGTAGAGATTGAGCCTATGCAAATCGAACAACAACAGGTGGTAGCTCAATTATTAAGGAAACTGGAAGCGTATGACGACCCTGATTTTCAAAAGTTGAATGAAGAAGCGGAACATTTATTCCGCAATACCGAATAA
- a CDS encoding DNA internalization-related competence protein ComEC/Rec2, which yields MKGFWHIPAMAFVLGGVAAIQTGWAFYVLLMMVLLWISLYRKRLALFMVILLYFVFGWHYLPSPSETKPSSSFSGATISSAIEETSHTIQMILKHESGEKFQLVYYKNEDQDQNVPPDWHHGAVCNGFGDAEPFARASNPGQFDYRAYMLNKGVNSQIILNDIEDLHCEGRSYLSYMNVWRDQVMRKVKANVYPGSYGWIKALIFGETDELNEDTVEWFREFNLSHILAISGLHVGLTIGSLYFVIYRMGVGTRRQAQFFVLLLLPVYGFLAGAAPSVIRASLMALILLLLTLINRKIPLTDILAVVAFLLLLLNPFYFHQIGFQFSFLVTFSLILSLSILKQYESTWMQTVVISLVSQFSILALQIHYFYEIQPFSLFVNLILVPYFSFIVIPVVLILFISCLVLPVFSYSLSFVLVEGHEKLLSMIQMWTRLLDFQWVIGEVTPIYIFFYTLIFIFKMKWWGERKHGLAFFAGVSAVSVLILYSAFPYLSPKGTVTMLDVGQGDAFVIELPYRRGVIMVDAAGPPVFNENQKKTADQVILPFLKSKGIDHMNAMFISHQDSDHSGSAPFILNEIDVEQIIVSQYYVSQWSGEDTLRVEAGDRISVAGHVFHILHPGDDQGEPNDNSLVLDSMIGGKRWLFTGDISTKVEDIILKKHSSLWVDVLKVGHHGSRTSTSRAWVDRLNPEIALISAGVDNRYGHPHAEVTERLEKRGVLLLETNRHGAVQFIFSGQSGTFSPYFPYNASRE from the coding sequence ATGAAAGGATTCTGGCACATCCCCGCAATGGCCTTTGTGCTGGGCGGGGTTGCTGCCATTCAAACAGGATGGGCATTTTATGTACTTCTAATGATGGTTCTATTGTGGATATCTTTGTACCGTAAGCGCCTTGCCCTTTTTATGGTGATCCTCTTATATTTTGTGTTTGGTTGGCACTATTTACCCTCTCCTTCAGAAACAAAACCTTCTTCAAGCTTTTCTGGAGCAACTATATCCTCAGCCATAGAAGAAACCTCACACACCATCCAGATGATACTGAAACATGAAAGTGGTGAAAAGTTCCAGCTGGTTTACTATAAAAATGAGGATCAGGACCAGAACGTTCCTCCTGATTGGCATCACGGAGCTGTTTGTAATGGTTTCGGAGATGCAGAGCCTTTTGCACGTGCGAGCAACCCAGGTCAATTTGATTATCGTGCTTATATGTTAAACAAAGGGGTGAACAGTCAAATAATATTAAATGATATCGAGGATCTCCATTGTGAAGGAAGATCATATCTCAGTTACATGAATGTGTGGCGAGATCAAGTAATGAGAAAAGTGAAGGCCAATGTTTACCCGGGTTCTTATGGTTGGATAAAAGCGCTTATATTCGGGGAAACGGATGAGTTGAATGAGGATACCGTCGAATGGTTCCGGGAGTTCAATTTGTCTCATATTTTAGCGATTTCAGGGTTGCACGTAGGATTGACTATTGGCAGTCTTTACTTTGTCATCTATAGAATGGGCGTCGGAACTCGCAGGCAAGCCCAGTTTTTTGTTCTCCTTCTTTTACCTGTTTACGGTTTTCTTGCTGGGGCCGCACCTTCAGTTATTCGAGCTTCCCTCATGGCATTGATTTTGCTCTTACTAACATTAATCAACAGGAAAATCCCTCTCACAGATATCCTCGCGGTGGTTGCGTTCTTACTTCTTTTGTTAAACCCCTTCTATTTTCATCAAATCGGTTTTCAGTTTTCTTTCCTGGTGACTTTCAGTTTGATCCTGTCACTTTCTATTTTAAAGCAGTATGAAAGTACGTGGATGCAGACTGTTGTCATCAGTCTTGTCAGTCAATTTTCTATTTTAGCTTTACAAATTCACTATTTTTATGAAATTCAGCCTTTTTCTCTATTCGTGAACCTCATTCTCGTGCCTTATTTTTCATTTATTGTCATTCCGGTTGTATTGATTTTGTTTATTTCCTGCTTGGTTCTTCCTGTATTTTCTTATTCTCTTTCCTTCGTACTAGTCGAGGGCCATGAGAAATTGCTGTCAATGATTCAGATGTGGACCCGACTCCTTGATTTTCAGTGGGTAATCGGTGAAGTCACTCCCATTTACATCTTTTTTTATACACTCATCTTTATTTTCAAGATGAAATGGTGGGGAGAGAGAAAACATGGCTTAGCTTTTTTTGCTGGGGTGTCTGCTGTAAGTGTTTTGATACTTTATAGTGCTTTCCCTTACTTATCACCTAAAGGAACGGTTACGATGCTTGATGTAGGCCAAGGAGACGCTTTTGTAATCGAACTCCCCTACAGGCGTGGAGTGATTATGGTTGATGCGGCTGGGCCGCCGGTATTTAACGAAAATCAAAAGAAAACCGCAGACCAGGTGATTCTGCCCTTTCTAAAGTCGAAAGGCATCGACCACATGAATGCTATGTTCATTTCTCATCAAGATTCCGACCATAGTGGAAGCGCCCCTTTTATCTTAAATGAAATCGACGTCGAACAAATTATTGTGAGTCAATATTATGTAAGTCAATGGAGCGGAGAGGATACTCTTCGTGTAGAAGCAGGTGATCGTATTTCGGTTGCCGGTCATGTTTTTCATATTCTTCATCCTGGAGATGACCAAGGAGAGCCGAATGATAATTCTTTGGTTCTGGATAGCATGATTGGGGGCAAGAGATGGTTGTTCACCGGAGATATCTCCACGAAAGTCGAGGATATTATATTAAAAAAACACTCTTCCTTATGGGTGGATGTATTGAAAGTAGGGCATCATGGAAGTCGAACTTCGACCTCTCGTGCATGGGTGGATCGTCTTAATCCTGAAATAGCCTTGATCTCAGCTGGAGTGGATAACCGATATGGGCATCCGCACGCCGAAGTGACTGAACGCTTAGAAAAGCGAGGTGTTTTGCTATTAGAAACAAACCGACACGGAGCTGTCCAGTTCATTTTCTCTGGGCAAAGTGGAACGTTTTCTCCTTATTTCCCGTATAATGCGAGCAGAGAATAA
- a CDS encoding YqzM family protein, translating into MNEFKNDIQSKTNDVIDSGLGFVFSFVFFFVIFFIGVVFSVIGQ; encoded by the coding sequence ATGAACGAGTTCAAAAACGATATTCAATCCAAAACTAATGATGTGATCGACTCTGGGTTAGGGTTTGTATTTTCATTTGTTTTCTTCTTCGTCATTTTCTTTATCGGAGTCGTATTTTCAGTTATCGGACAATAA
- the holA gene encoding DNA polymerase III subunit delta: MVNVKQSQVYLLYGEESYLIQENKNKIIKQTLKKEDREFNVSQYDLEEVPVEDVVTDAETFPFLGDGKVVIAFHPVFLKAKPDKLSFEHDVEALLEYIQNPAEYTVLVIVAPYEKLDERKKVFKQLKKHGEVIDCQPVKEWDIDKWIQTLANELHITVPEEIHELFTQEIGANLMALRKEMEKLALNVGEGGVVTKELAEQLLSHSAEASGLKLVDAVMEKDLGRAIRIYKDLEKLNEEPIALTALLASQFRIINQAKVLKQKGYAQNQMKGYIKAHPYVIKMALKRERFFTNQELNRIIEQLAETDYTLKQGRMEKSLAFEMLLYKLIHIKQNQPITS; this comes from the coding sequence ATGGTCAATGTAAAACAATCACAGGTATATTTATTATATGGAGAAGAATCATATCTCATACAAGAGAATAAGAATAAAATCATAAAACAAACCTTGAAAAAAGAAGATCGAGAATTCAATGTTTCTCAATATGACCTAGAAGAAGTTCCAGTGGAAGATGTCGTCACAGATGCAGAAACTTTCCCTTTTTTAGGGGATGGAAAAGTTGTTATTGCTTTTCACCCTGTTTTCTTAAAAGCTAAGCCAGATAAACTGTCATTCGAGCATGATGTTGAGGCACTGCTTGAATACATCCAAAATCCTGCTGAATACACGGTCTTAGTAATAGTTGCCCCATATGAGAAGTTGGATGAACGGAAAAAAGTTTTCAAGCAATTGAAAAAGCATGGAGAAGTGATCGACTGTCAACCCGTTAAAGAATGGGATATCGACAAGTGGATCCAAACTCTTGCGAATGAACTACATATTACAGTCCCTGAAGAAATTCATGAATTGTTCACTCAAGAAATAGGTGCCAATTTGATGGCATTGAGGAAGGAAATGGAAAAGCTCGCCTTGAATGTTGGTGAAGGTGGTGTCGTAACCAAAGAATTGGCTGAACAACTGCTTTCTCATAGTGCGGAAGCTTCTGGCCTCAAGCTGGTGGATGCAGTTATGGAAAAAGACTTAGGAAGAGCGATACGTATTTATAAAGACTTGGAAAAGTTGAATGAAGAGCCGATCGCGTTAACTGCTTTATTGGCTTCCCAGTTCCGCATTATCAATCAGGCAAAAGTATTGAAACAAAAAGGTTACGCACAAAATCAAATGAAAGGTTACATCAAAGCACACCCGTATGTAATAAAAATGGCTTTGAAACGGGAGCGGTTTTTTACAAATCAAGAATTGAACCGGATTATAGAACAGCTAGCAGAAACGGATTATACCCTGAAACAGGGGAGAATGGAGAAATCTCTAGCCTTTGAAATGCTGCTTTATAAGTTGATTCACATTAAACAAAATCAACCGATTACTTCTTGA
- the rpsT gene encoding 30S ribosomal protein S20, which produces MPNIKSAKKRVRLNDDARSLNAAFKSDMRTAVKRVEKLVESKDVESAKEALPTAVKKIDKAVQRGALPQNNGDRKKSRLTKLVNAL; this is translated from the coding sequence ATGCCTAATATTAAATCAGCGAAAAAACGTGTACGTTTGAACGATGACGCTCGTTCTCTGAACGCAGCATTCAAATCTGATATGCGTACAGCCGTTAAACGTGTAGAAAAGCTTGTTGAAAGCAAGGATGTAGAGAGTGCGAAAGAAGCCCTTCCTACAGCTGTTAAGAAAATCGACAAAGCTGTTCAACGTGGTGCCCTTCCACAAAATAACGGGGACCGCAAAAAATCTCGCCTAACTAAATTAGTTAACGCATTATAA
- the gpr gene encoding GPR endopeptidase: MEEQFKYTLRTDLALEAQEMNVKDDPSSSDSDGVQVRENEKNDIKITYVTVDEAGAERIGKKAGHYVTLESLAIRKQDTDLQANLAKSVSSQLRQLLNECGIKDMDRGLIVGLGNHNITPDALGPLVTEKVLVTSHLFELHPETVAEGYRPVSAVTPGVMGVTGIETSDMVHGIIEETKPDFVLVVDALASRSINRINATIQLSDTGIHPGSGVGNKRKEISRETYGIPVISIGVPTVVDAVTITSDTIDYVLKHFGREWKEKDRPSNALSPAMNPFERKTLTEEDHPNEEQSKAVLGMFGQLEDTEKKQLIKEVLTPLGHNLMVTPKEVDSFIKDMAHVIATGINGALHPGVEDGEAQSYSR, from the coding sequence ATGGAAGAACAATTCAAATACACATTAAGAACAGACCTGGCGCTTGAGGCTCAGGAAATGAATGTCAAAGATGATCCTTCCTCTTCAGATTCAGATGGTGTCCAGGTACGCGAAAATGAAAAAAATGATATAAAAATTACTTACGTTACGGTTGATGAAGCAGGTGCCGAACGCATAGGGAAGAAGGCTGGTCATTACGTTACACTTGAATCCTTAGCTATTCGTAAACAGGATACGGATTTACAGGCCAACCTGGCGAAAAGCGTATCTTCCCAACTCCGTCAACTTTTGAATGAATGTGGGATCAAGGATATGGATCGTGGATTGATCGTAGGTCTTGGAAACCATAATATCACCCCGGATGCTTTAGGCCCTCTTGTTACAGAAAAAGTATTGGTGACAAGTCATTTATTCGAGCTTCATCCTGAAACAGTGGCAGAAGGGTATCGTCCTGTTTCAGCTGTCACACCAGGGGTGATGGGCGTGACGGGGATTGAGACGAGTGATATGGTACACGGAATAATTGAAGAAACGAAGCCAGACTTCGTTCTTGTCGTCGATGCTCTTGCTTCTCGTTCGATAAATCGTATCAATGCTACCATTCAACTATCTGACACTGGGATTCACCCAGGGTCAGGCGTTGGTAATAAACGAAAAGAAATCAGCCGCGAAACTTATGGAATTCCTGTTATTTCGATCGGTGTACCTACAGTCGTCGATGCGGTGACGATAACAAGTGATACCATCGATTATGTCCTGAAACATTTCGGTCGGGAATGGAAGGAAAAGGATCGGCCATCCAATGCTCTCTCACCAGCTATGAATCCATTCGAAAGAAAAACTTTGACCGAAGAAGATCACCCTAATGAAGAACAAAGCAAGGCTGTTTTAGGGATGTTTGGACAATTAGAAGATACAGAGAAGAAACAGTTGATCAAAGAAGTTCTCACACCGCTCGGGCATAATCTAATGGTCACGCCAAAAGAAGTAGATAGTTTTATCAAAGATATGGCACATGTAATTGCCACGGGAATCAATGGTGCATTACATCCAGGAGTCGAAGATGGAGAAGCCCAATCGTACTCCCGCTAA
- the spoIIP gene encoding stage II sporulation protein P gives MSQYPKWKKNRTSYMKQGTGWAIIAITVLILLFIGIGILTGAKTTYRLYSDTIQEWTTKLEGSAFLYLFEMENRSFKDAHPEGNRIPGLGTLSFQLLTSLTPNDPRSLLGREIPGLSSYNSQIIIAGEGTDYSTLPIESEPPMIVDERGEVGDVEEEKEEKEDKDQTEEKPLGEEDIYIFHTHNTESFYPHLPDKSTAYDGKVNITLVGERLGESLEEKGIGTIVDKTDIASLLNEKGMKHYQSYDAMRPVVEEAISQNDGLKYFFDLHRDSISREHTTTTINGKEYARFAFVIGAEHPKYEQNLKFASELHQRLEDKYPGISRGVITKKGAGVDGVYNQDLHPNAIVIEFGGVNNHLDELYRSADIMAEVFSEYYFEDEKVNSDS, from the coding sequence ATGTCTCAATACCCGAAATGGAAGAAGAATCGGACGAGTTATATGAAACAAGGGACAGGATGGGCCATCATAGCGATCACGGTTCTGATTTTATTATTTATTGGTATCGGTATATTAACCGGGGCGAAAACGACGTACCGGCTTTATTCCGATACGATCCAGGAGTGGACGACTAAGCTTGAAGGGAGTGCTTTTCTTTATTTGTTTGAAATGGAAAACCGTTCTTTCAAGGATGCTCACCCAGAGGGTAACCGCATACCTGGTTTAGGGACATTATCTTTTCAGCTTCTTACAAGCCTAACGCCTAATGACCCTCGAAGTCTTCTAGGGAGAGAAATCCCCGGATTATCTTCCTACAACAGTCAAATCATCATCGCTGGGGAGGGGACGGACTATTCAACGCTCCCTATCGAATCAGAACCTCCGATGATTGTCGATGAGAGGGGAGAAGTGGGAGATGTTGAGGAAGAGAAAGAAGAGAAAGAAGATAAAGATCAAACGGAGGAGAAACCATTAGGAGAAGAGGATATTTATATTTTTCACACCCACAATACCGAATCCTTTTATCCTCACCTCCCGGACAAATCTACAGCTTATGACGGGAAAGTGAATATTACTCTTGTCGGTGAACGTTTAGGGGAGAGTTTAGAAGAAAAAGGAATAGGAACCATCGTGGATAAAACAGATATTGCTTCACTACTGAATGAAAAAGGGATGAAGCATTATCAATCATATGATGCCATGCGGCCTGTAGTGGAAGAAGCAATTAGTCAAAATGATGGACTCAAATATTTCTTCGACCTTCACAGGGATTCTATTTCAAGGGAACATACGACGACAACGATCAACGGCAAGGAATATGCCCGCTTCGCATTTGTTATAGGTGCTGAACATCCCAAATACGAACAAAATTTAAAGTTCGCCTCAGAGCTGCACCAACGTCTTGAAGATAAATATCCAGGAATAAGTCGTGGTGTCATTACTAAAAAGGGAGCAGGTGTAGATGGAGTTTATAATCAGGACTTACATCCCAATGCAATAGTGATTGAATTCGGTGGTGTGAATAATCACCTTGATGAACTATACCGTTCCGCGGATATCATGGCTGAAGTCTTCAGTGAATATTACTTTGAAGATGAAAAAGTAAACTCAGATTCATAA